The proteins below come from a single Papaver somniferum cultivar HN1 chromosome 11, ASM357369v1, whole genome shotgun sequence genomic window:
- the LOC113320919 gene encoding DNA ligase 1-like isoform X1: protein MKLVNVVHYSLSLPYLLPCRSKGVPKMIKRQFYKQDHDNDKDDISDSSSDSESEEEVSEAEQEEEEQEEDEDSDVVAEAKEDEQPSSLSTGSGYNSEESSAEEVDFDSSGSVLNDDEEEESSKDKTKDSQSLSKRTATKDPIDAVFAMRTLKCKSVYKCRLCPRIVCLSEETMKAHLTSKKHARSEKLLTEGRLKFMLNSDGEAEEEPETHAERHARTLAIAQDLTSKVPCPSSKKKNRKSQRHRIRLKRKRKESGDVPGKEKEDQSVKKQDKEKEKQSEKKQAKKRRKNKD, encoded by the exons ATGAAGTTAGTTAATG TTGTTCATTACTCGTTGTCCCTGCCTTATCTTCTTCCCTGTCGAAGCAAAGGTGTTCCCAAAATGATTAAAAGGCAATTTTACAAGCAAGACCATGACAATGATAAAGACGATATATCTGATTCCTCTTCGGACtcagagtcagaagaagaagtcTCAGAGgccgaacaagaagaagaagagcaagaagaagacgaagattcTGATGTAGTTGCAGAAGCTAAGGAAGATGAGCAACCTTCTTCATTGTCTACTG GTTCAGGCTACAATAGTGAGGAAAGCTCAGCGGAAGAGGTTGATTTTGACTCATCAG GTTCAGTATTAAacgatgacgaagaagaagaaagtagcaaaGACAAAACTAAGGATAGTCAATCATTGAGTAAAAGAACTGCGACGAAAGATCCTATTGACGCTGTTTTTGCAATGCGTACCTTAAAATGTAAATCAGTTTACAAGTGTAGGCTCTGCCCAAGGATAGTCTGTTTGTCTGAGGAAACAATGAAGGCACACCTAACATCCAAG AAACATGCTCGTTCTGAGAAATTATTAACTGAAGGGAGGCTGAAGTTCATGCTAAACAGTGATGGTGAAGCCGAGGAAGAACCAGAAACCCATGCCGAAAGACACGCCCGAACATTAGCTATTGCACAG GATTTAACAAGTAAGGTGCCTTGTCCTTCTTCAAAGAAGAAAAATCGGAAGAGTCAGCGACATAGAATCAGATTAAAGAGGAAGAGGAAG GAGTCTGGAGATGTCCCTGGCAAAGAAAAAGAGGATCAGTCGGTGAAAAAGCAagacaaagaaaaagagaagcaGTCCGAGAAAAAGCAAGCTAAGAAAAGGCGTAAAAACAAAGACTAA
- the LOC113320919 gene encoding DNA ligase 1-like isoform X2 — MIKRQFYKQDHDNDKDDISDSSSDSESEEEVSEAEQEEEEQEEDEDSDVVAEAKEDEQPSSLSTGSGYNSEESSAEEVDFDSSGSVLNDDEEEESSKDKTKDSQSLSKRTATKDPIDAVFAMRTLKCKSVYKCRLCPRIVCLSEETMKAHLTSKKHARSEKLLTEGRLKFMLNSDGEAEEEPETHAERHARTLAIAQDLTSKVPCPSSKKKNRKSQRHRIRLKRKRKESGDVPGKEKEDQSVKKQDKEKEKQSEKKQAKKRRKNKD; from the exons ATGATTAAAAGGCAATTTTACAAGCAAGACCATGACAATGATAAAGACGATATATCTGATTCCTCTTCGGACtcagagtcagaagaagaagtcTCAGAGgccgaacaagaagaagaagagcaagaagaagacgaagattcTGATGTAGTTGCAGAAGCTAAGGAAGATGAGCAACCTTCTTCATTGTCTACTG GTTCAGGCTACAATAGTGAGGAAAGCTCAGCGGAAGAGGTTGATTTTGACTCATCAG GTTCAGTATTAAacgatgacgaagaagaagaaagtagcaaaGACAAAACTAAGGATAGTCAATCATTGAGTAAAAGAACTGCGACGAAAGATCCTATTGACGCTGTTTTTGCAATGCGTACCTTAAAATGTAAATCAGTTTACAAGTGTAGGCTCTGCCCAAGGATAGTCTGTTTGTCTGAGGAAACAATGAAGGCACACCTAACATCCAAG AAACATGCTCGTTCTGAGAAATTATTAACTGAAGGGAGGCTGAAGTTCATGCTAAACAGTGATGGTGAAGCCGAGGAAGAACCAGAAACCCATGCCGAAAGACACGCCCGAACATTAGCTATTGCACAG GATTTAACAAGTAAGGTGCCTTGTCCTTCTTCAAAGAAGAAAAATCGGAAGAGTCAGCGACATAGAATCAGATTAAAGAGGAAGAGGAAG GAGTCTGGAGATGTCCCTGGCAAAGAAAAAGAGGATCAGTCGGTGAAAAAGCAagacaaagaaaaagagaagcaGTCCGAGAAAAAGCAAGCTAAGAAAAGGCGTAAAAACAAAGACTAA